The following nucleotide sequence is from Euzebyales bacterium.
CGAGGCGTGCTCCCGTCAGGATCGCACACCGCCCGAGGTGCTCGACGGACGCACGGTGACGTTCTGGCCGAGCCTGGCGACGTCCAGCAGGCGTCTGACGCCGTCCACGACCCCGGCTGCTCAGCCCGCGGCGGGCTGCGGTTCCAGCAACTGGTCGACCGGCGCGTACGCGTCGGTCAGCACCGGTGCGTCGCCGATGAAGGCGTCGAGCGACGCGCCGGTGATCACCTGTTCACCCTCGCCGCGGGCGTCGAGTTGGCGCTGGATCGCCATTGCATCGACGGCGTCAGTACCGACCATCACGAAGTTGCCGCCCACGTCGCCGGCGAGCCGTTCGGGCGGAGCGATCACGGCGGTCGCGTCGAACACGTCGCCGAGCGTCGCCGCCTCGGCCCGTGCGAACGCCAGCGGCGGATGGTCGATCATGTTCAGCACGTAGACCCCACCGGGGCGCAACACGCGGTGGATCTCGGCGGCGAACTCGGCCGTCGTCAGATGCCACGGGACGGCGAGGCCACCGAACGCGTCGCCGATCACCAGATCCTGGGAGTCGTCCGGTACGTTCTCCAGACCCAGACGCGCGTCGCCCGTGCGCACCTGGAGCTTGGGGTCCGTGCGCAGCCCCAGTTCGTCGCGTGCGAGCCGCACGAGTTCCGGGTCGAGCTCCAGCACCAGGCTCTCGCTGCCGGGACGCGTGGCCTCCAGGTAGCGCGGCAGCGTGAACCCGCCACCGCCGATGTGCACCGCGTCGAGTGCGCCCGGTGGCAGCGTGGCGTCGACGACATCGACCACGTTGCGCGCGTAGCTGAACTCCAGATGTGTCGGATCGTCCAGGTCGACGTAGCTGTGGCGCAGCGTGTCGAGGATCAGCAGCCGACCGCTGTCGACCTCCTCGTCCGCGAGGACGGTCGCGCAGAAGTAGGCGGTCTCGTGCTCGCACGGTGTGCCCAGCAGCAGGCCGACGGCCGCCAGCCCCACGGCACCCATCATGGTCGCG
It contains:
- a CDS encoding fused MFS/spermidine synthase, translated to MPALLASAIVFATSAGVLMLEILAGRLLAPYVGVTLETYTGVIGVVLAGIALGAWWGGRQADARDPRTMLGPVIAFGGLLALACLPLIRLFGPALAGRSPVSIVTLALLGFFAPATVLSAVTPMVVKIQLESLRETGRTVGRLSAISTAGALFGTFVTGFVLLAAFPTPPIVVALGSGIVAGGVGLWAWLPRQESGSPTATMMGAVGLAAVGLLLGTPCEHETAYFCATVLADEEVDSGRLLILDTLRHSYVDLDDPTHLEFSYARNVVDVVDATLPPGALDAVHIGGGGFTLPRYLEATRPGSESLVLELDPELVRLARDELGLRTDPKLQVRTGDARLGLENVPDDSQDLVIGDAFGGLAVPWHLTTAEFAAEIHRVLRPGGVYVLNMIDHPPLAFARAEAATLGDVFDATAVIAPPERLAGDVGGNFVMVGTDAVDAMAIQRQLDARGEGEQVITGASLDAFIGDAPVLTDAYAPVDQLLEPQPAAG